The segment AGCGTCACATCGTGATCCCACAATGATTTCCCTAAGAACAAACGTTTCACTAAACGGTAGATAAAAACTTCCATTGATAGGATCTGGTTCTTTCAACTCTCCAAGAAGCCGCCACTCTTCTTCGTAAGACCAACCTTTTGCCTTTGTAGTCGAAAGTCCCTTCATCATGTCAAACGTGACGCCGCCGTGCGGGTCGTTGGGGACCAAGATGTGAGTCGTCCGTTCTTCGGTGTATGTGATCTGAGTTGGCATGTCCTCATCCGTCACATCAAATCCCAAACATACGCCCTGATGATTCTGGGTATAGTGTGCCCACATAAGCGGGCTTTTCCAGTGTTCGACCATACATAGGAGGCCTACGTTTTTGATGTAGTGTTCGAGCACCTTTTTAAAAATGTATCGTCCATCACGCCCTTCAAACTTTATGCTTTTCAACTCGAAAGGATCGTTGAGATTATCGAATCGTGAAAACCGCATACGGCGTTCTGGCAAAATGTAGTCAACGGCGTTTTTAAGGGTAGTCATGTGGTAAAGGCGCATAAAACTCCATAGCAGCAACACCTGGCAAGGGTATTAGGCAAATCTACTTCGAGCTGCCTTTTAGTTTTCCATACATTACCCAGTTACCCACATAGAAGAGGAAAAACGATGTGAGCGGTAGTCCGAGTGCCAGCCGTAAGGCTAGATACGTATCTTCCAAACGGCTCGCCCGAATAGGAATTAGTCGGTCGATGGTTTCGCGTGAATCTCTCATGCTTCCGCATAGGATAGGTTTTTGAAAATCGGGTTCATTCGGATCGAGGCACTGACGGCCCATCTCAATCGAATTTTTCGCTTCGGACGCAATGTATTCTGAAAGCTTTTGATATTGGTAGTAGCTATATCCCGACCAAACGCCAAAGCCAACAAGTGATGTTAGAGCGATTGCTATAGCCAGCCGTTTAAGTCGTTGACGTATCATAATCTTCAGTTGGCTACAGGAATAACAGCGTGAAAAGTTTATCATTATTGCACGTGCGAAGAGTCTAAAGCGCGCCCAAGGGAAAACCACAATAGCGCGTGTGGATTTCCCCCATCACGATCAGACCACTGCTGGCCTTCAAGGCTTGGGCGGAGCCAATTAAATCGATTCTTCCCCCCGCCTCGCCGGCGCCCTGAACCACTCCTCCGGCGGCACCACCTGCGATTCTTTCGGGTCATCGATGTAATGCGGCGAGGTAATCTGCACGTCGAATTCGTTGAAGACGTCGATGATGTTCTGGTGCAGCCGGTTCAGCACTTCGGCGCGCTGGCGCGGGACTTCGGCGCTGGCGTAGGCGACGAGGCGGTATTGCACGTAGTAATCCTGCAAGGCCAGCTGCATGACGTAGGGTTTTGGCGAGGTGGACAGCTCCGGCGTGCGCGAGGCGGCCAGTTCCAGCATGGCGTGCACTTGCCGCCACGGCGTGGCGTAGCCGATGGTGACGGTGGAGTCGAGCACGAAGCCGCCGCCGGGCTGGGCGCGCGAATAGTTCTTTGTCGTTTGCGACATCACCCACGCGTTCGGCAAGGCGACCTCTTCACCCAGCCCCGTGCGCAGCCGCGTTTCGAACATGCCCACGTCGACCACGGTGCCCTCGCTGTCGCCCACGCGCACATATTCACCCTTGCGCAGAGCGCGCGTGTACATCAGGATCAGGCCGCTGGCGCCCTGGCCCACGATGCTCGACGCGCCGATCGACACCATCAGGCCCACCAGCACGGACAGGCCCTGGAAGGCGGCCGTGTGCGAGCCGGGCAGATACGGATACGCCATGGCCAGCGCGAACAGCCAGATCACCACGCTGGTGATGCGGCGCGTGGGCAGGGCCGTGTCCTTGTCCAGCCAGCCGATCTGCAATTCGCCGCTTTCCACGCGCTTGAACAGCGAGGCGGCCGTGGCGGCGATCAGGCGCGCGATGGCGAAGATCACGCACACCAGCACCAGCCCCGGCAAGGCGCCGATGATGGCGTGGAAGACGTCGGCCGCCACGTCGAACAGGTAGCCGCTCAGGCTTTCGCCCCAGGAGCGCGTGTACGGCAAGCGGCCCAGCACGAAGGCGGCCCACAGATAGGTGGCCATCAGGCGCAAGCCCCACAGCACGGCGCTCAGCAGCTGGTAGGCGAAGGCGATGTAGTGCTCGGCGTCGAGCACGCGCACGTTTTTCAGGCGCACGTCGCGCAGGCGCGAGGCCAGCAAGATGCCGCTGCGGCGCTTGGCCCAGCGGTAAAAGCGCGTCAGGCCCATCCATACCAGCCAGAACACGAGCGTGGCGACCGCGCACACGGCGGCGGCGATGGCCAGGTAGCGCCAGCTGCTTTGCTCACGATAGTCAAGGACGGCTTTGCGCAATTCCTCTGCCGCCGTTTTCGCCACGCTTTCCGTCGTGTCGCCGGCCAGCAGGTTGACGTCGCCAGGCACGACGACGAACAGCTGCACGCCATCGAGCAGCACTTGCGTGCCTTCGGAAATCGTGCGCGTGCTCGCCAGCAAGGGACCGTTTTTCGCCAGCACGCTTTCCAGGCGGCGCTGCGCCCCGATGGCCCGCTCGTCCGGCGGATAGCCGGCCAGCGCGGCGCGGAAGACGAATACCTTGCGGTTGGCGAACATCAGCGGCGCCGTCCTGGCCGCCGCAAGCTGCGACGGCGCCACGACGGCCCCGGCCTCCGCAACGAGCGCGGGCACGCCATCGTCCGCATGGGCTGCGGGCAGCAGAAAAATGGTCAACAGGCACAACAGGCGGAGCAACGCGGACATGGCAGAAATGAAAGAGTGACAAGAAGCACCCATCATGCCATGTAATCCTGGAAACTCAAGGATCACACGTACTGCTCAGCTCGCATCGTGGAAAATGATGCCCAGGGTATGGCGCACACCCGAGCGCAGGCGCGACACGCCGTGGCGCATGTTCACGCGGTAGCTGCCGCGCGTGCCATTCACGGGACGCAGCGCGACGGGAAAAAGGACGGCGTCGCCCTGCGCCAGCGGCACCACTTCGGCGCGCGACTGCATGCGCGGGCGTTGCTCCATCAGCACGAACTCGCCGCCCGTGAAATCATCTTGCGGGCGCGACAGCAGCACGGCCAGTTGCAGCGGAAACACGTGCTCGCCATACAGGTCCTGGTGCAGGCAGTTGTAATCGCCCTCGCGGTAGCGCAGCAGCAGGGGCGTGGGCCGGATTTGCCCGGCCGCATGGCAGCGCGCGAGGAAATCGGCGTGGCTGGACGGAAAGCGCGTCTCGATGCCCATGGCGGCGTGCCAGCGGTTGGCGATGGCCGCCAAGGGCGAATACAAGCCCGCGCGCAAGGCGGCCACCACGTCCGGCAGCGGATGCGCCCAATATTGGTACTCGCCCTGTCCGAAGCCGTGGCGCTGCATCACCACACGGCTGCGAAAGCGCGACGCATCGTCGTACTGGGCCGCCAGCGCCGCGCACTGCGCGGGATTGAGCAAGCCCGGCACGACGGCGCAGCCATGTGCATTCAGCTCATCCTCGATGCGCTGCCAATCGAGCGCCATCATCGCTCACCCTCGCGTTCCAGCAGCGCCTGCTTGCGCTCCACGCCCCAGCGGTAACCGGACAAGGCGCCATCGTTGCGCACCACCCGATGGCAGGGAATGGCGACGGCCAGCGCATTGGCGGCGCAGGCACCGGCCACGGCGCGCGCGCCTTGCGGGGCACCGATGCGGCGGGCCAGCTCGGCATAGCTGACCGTGCTGCCGGCGGGAATCTCGCGCAAGGCTTGCCACACGCGCTGCTGGAACACGGTGCCGCGCACGTCGAGCGGCAAGTCCAGGCCGATAGCTGGCGCCTCGACCAGGCCGACGACTTGCGCCACCGTCCGCTCGTAGTCAGGCTCGGCGCCACGCAGCTCGGCTTGCGGAAAGCGGTCCTGCAAGTCGCGCAGCAGCACTTCCGGATCGTCGTCGATGAGAATGGCGCAGATGCCCTTGTCCGTGCTGGCCACGAGGATGGCGCCCAGCGAACAGGCACCGATGGCGAAGCGGATCACGGCGCCGCTGCCGCCGGCGCGAAACGCGCCCGGCGTCATGCCCAGCAAGCCCGGCGTGGCCGCGTACAGGCGGCCGCTGGAATTGAAGCCGGCCGCATATAACGTTTCCGTGACGTTCGCTTCGCCCTGCAAGCCGGCTTTGAGGCGCTCGCCGCGCCGCGCCGCCGCGTACGCTTTGGGCGTGATGCCCGTGTGCGCCTTGAAGACGCGGTGGAAGTGAAAGCGGCTCATGCCGGCCGCCTGTGCCAGGCTGTCCAGGTCGGGCAGCTCGTCGCTGGCGTCGATCAGCCGGCAAATGTCGGCCACGATGGCCGCCTGGCGCTGGGCCAGCGGCGGCAGGTTCGGCTTGCAGCGCAAACAGGGGCGAAAGCCGGCCGCCTCCGCCTGCTCGCACGTAGCGTGGAAAGCGACGTTGCGGCGCAAGGCGGGACGCGCGGCGCAGGAAGGCCGGCAATACACGCCCGTCGTGCGCACCGAATAATAAAAGACGCCGTCGGCATCGGGCGCGCGCCGCTGCAGGGCATCCCAGCGTTCATCGTCAGTCAGGTAAGCGTGTTCCATGGCGAACTCCGTACAAATCAATAACAAGTCACCAGCATAGCCAGCAGCGGCGCACGCCACACTCCGGCGCTTGCTTTTGAATTCAAAAAAGCCTGGCGGCAGGCATCGTGCTCGGTGCTAAAATCGGCCATCGCGCCTCCACCCGGCGGCGCGCCCTGCCCGCGCCTCGGAGAAACCGCATTGGACGATCACAATACACAAGAAAATACGCCCATTTTCCAGCGCATCAAGGATTTTCTGCTGGCCGGCATCGCCGCCGGACGCTGGAAGGAAGGCGACGTGATTCCATCCGAGCAAGCACTGGTAAAACAATTCGGCGTCTCGCGCATGACGGTCAACCGCGCCGTGCGCGAACTGACGAGCGAACAGGTGCTGACCCGGCGCCAGGGTTCCGGCACCTATGTGGCGCAGCAAAAATACCAGGCAACCTTGTTGGAAATCAAGAGTATCGCCGATGAAGTGCGGGCGCGCGGCCATATCCACCGCAGCAGCTTGCAATTGCTGGAACGCACCAAGGCGTCCGACTTGCTGGCCAAGCAATTCGGCCTGCCGCCCGAGCACCCGCTGTTCCATTCGCTGATCGTGCATTTTGAAAACGGCGTGCCGATCCAGGTGGAAGACCGCTGGGTCAATCCCGAGTGCGCGCCCGACTACATGACGCAGGATTTTTCCAGCATCACGCCGAACGAATACCTGATGGCCGCCGCGCCCCTGCAAGGCGCCACCTACAGCATCGAGGCGCTGTCGGCGCCGCGCGACATCGCCGAAATGCTGGCCATCGACACCAAACAGGCGTGCCTGGTGCTGCGCCGCCAGACGCGCTCGGGCGGCAAGATCGCCTCGATCGCCACCATGTGGCACCCCGGACACCGCTATCAGTTCGCAGGAAGTTTTACTTGAGGTCAGACATCGCGATTCGTTAGCACGATTTCGCGCCGACTTTCTCTCGGATTCTCACCAAATCGCGAAAAAAACAGCCATTCCGGGGCAAAAAAAATCCCGTTTTGGCCGTTTCTGAACTTAACCACTGCGAGCAAATATTCGATGCTATAGTTGCCGCCAGAAAGCGCCGCAGGCGTTTATTTGAGCGCGCATCATGCCCTGTCAGCCCGGTTCCATCATGCCCCAGAAAGGGATGCATTTGTCGTATTGCAGCCACGCGAGTTTCAGCGCACCACGCCGAAGGCGCCCTGCGCTGCACCGGCTCGCTCGTACGATGCTGGCGGCAGGCGTGGCGCTCTCGCTGCCGGTGCAGGCGGCGGCACAGGGCATGGCGCCAACAGTGCTGTGGCCGTACGCTGCCGCCAGCGCCACCGCCCTGGCGGGACTGGCTTGCTGGCAAGCCTGGCGGCTGCGGCAACGGTTGCGCCGCCTGCTACTGCCCGCGCACGCCCTGGCCGAACAGGATGCGGGGCAAGCCTTGCGCGGCGCCTCGCTGGCTGGCTGGACCTGGCGGCGCCAAACCGGCCGGCTGCAGTTCGCCCCGCAGTACCAGGACGTGCTGGGCGACAAGAGCGCCAAACTCGACCATGCGCTGGACGACTGGCTGGCCGAAGTGCACCGCGACGACCGGACACGCCTGAGCCAGGCATTTCGCCAGCATCTGGATGGCCAGGCACCCGGCACCTTCAATTGCGAATTCCGTTTGCGCCACAGCGACGGCCACTGGCGCTGGCTGCTGGCGCGCGGCGCCGTGCTGACGCGCGCCTCGGATGGCGCCGCCACGCAGGCCAGCGGCATCATCTGCGATATCAGCGAGCGCAAGCAGGACGAGCAATCGCGCATGCGCTCGATGCTGGAAGCGGCGCCCGAAGCCATGCTGGTGGCCGACGTCGAGGGCAAGGTGCATTACGCCAACCAGATCGGCGCGCGCTGCTTCGGCTATCCGCTGGCCGAATTGACGGGCATGTCGCTGGAACAATTGGTGCCGGAAAGCACGGCCAGTCATTCCGTGGGCGATCCGCAAGCGCGGCACAGCCTGCCGGGCCGGGTGATGATGGCGCGCCGCCGCGACGGCACGCATTTCCCTGCCAAGGTCAGCCTGTCGCCGCTGCGCATGGCGGGCCAGGTGTTTTCCATCGTCTCGCTGCGCGACATGACGCAGCGGCAACGCGCCGAGGAAGCGCTGCACGCCAGCTCCGAACGCTACCGCCTGATCGTGCAGACGGCCGCCGAAGGCATCTGGATGACGGATGCGGACGGCAAGACCACCTTCGTCAACCCGAAGATGGCGCACATGCTGGGCTACACGGTGCAGGAAATGCTGGGCCGTCCCCTGCTCGACTTCATGGACCGCGACAGCCAGCTGCTGATGCAGCGCCGCCTGGCCAGCCACGGCAGCTTGGCCAGCCAGCCGGACCAGGTCGATTTCCGCTTCTTCCGCAAGGATCAGTCCAGCCTGTGGGGCTTGCTGTCGAGCACCAGCATCCAGTCGGACAACGGCGAGCCGGGCGGCACGCTGGCGATGATCACCGACATCACGGAACGGCGCCAGGCGTCGATCGCCCTGTCGAACTCGAGCCAGCGCATGGCGTCCGTCTTCGGCGCCGTGACGAATGGCCTGGTGGTGCAGGACAGCCACGGCCACATCCTGGAAAGCAACGCCGCCGCCGAGCGCATGCTGGCGGCCAGCCCGGCCGGCAACAGCCTGTGGCAGGCCATCCACGAGGACGGCACCGCCTTCGACCAGCGCAGCCATCCCGTGCACATCACCCTGTCGACGGGAGAAGCCATGCGCGACGTGCTGATGGGCGTGCAGCAGCCCGACGGCAGCCTGTCGTGGCTGTCCGTAAATACCGAGGCCATCCGCGATGAATACGGCAAGGTGGGCATGGTGGTGGCCAGCCTGACGGACATCACGTATCACAAGCGCAGCGAAAGCGCCTTGCGCGAACTCAATGAACATCTGGAAGAGCGCGTGGCGCAGCGCACGGAGCAGCTCGACCAGGCCAAGCAGGTGGCCGAGGAAGCGAGCCTGGCGAAGGGACAATTCCTGGCCAACATGAGCCATGAAATCCGCACGCCGATGAATGGCGTGATCGGCATGGCCTACCTGGCCCTCAAGACGGATCTGGAACCGCGCCAGCGCGATTACCTGGAAAAAATCCGCTTTGCCGGCGAACACTTGCTGGGCATCATCGACGATATTCTCGACATTTCGAAAATCGAGGCGGGCAAGCTGGAAATCGAGCGCGTCAACTTCAGCTTCGACCACGTCGTGCAAACCCTGATGACGGTGGTGGCGCCGCGCGCCGCCGGCAAGAACCTGGAATTGCTGTTTGAAATCGACCCGCAATTGCCGGCCGTGCTCGTGGGCGACCCGTTGCGCCTGGGGCAAGTGCTGATCAACTACGCCAATAACGCCATCAAGTTCAGCGAACAGGGCAGCATTACCGTGAAAGTGCGCAAGGTGGTGGCGGACGCGAAGCACTGCCTGGTGCGCTTTGAAGTGTGCGACCACGGCATCGGCCTGTCGCAGGATGAAATGAGCAAACTGTTCCAGTCCTTCCAGCAGGCCGACACGTCCACCACGCGCGAATACGGCGGCACGGGCCTGGGCCTGGCCATCTGCAAGCAGCTGGCGCAGCTGATGGGCGGCGACGTGGGCGTCGACAGCCGTCCCGGCGCCGGCAGCACCTTCTGGTTCACGGCCAACCTGGGCATTTCCGACCAGGCGGCGCCCGCCATGCTCGACAGCATGGTGCAGACGGCGGCCGCCATGCGCGCCAGCGCCGACGCGGCCCTCGTGATGCGCACGCTCAAGCATGCGCGCATCCTGCTGGTGGAAGACAATACCTTCAACCAGCAAGTGGCGCTGGAATTGCTGGAAGAAGCGGGCGCCTCCGTCTGCCTGGCCAACAATGGCGAGGAAGCGCTCGACCTGCTGCGCCAGACCCAGTTCGACTGCGTGCTGATGGACGTGCAGATGCCGCTGATGGATGGCTTGCAGGCGACGCGCCACATCCGCGCCGACCCGCAGCTGGCGCATCTGCGCGTGCTGGCCATGACGGCCACGGCCACCAGCGAAGACCGCGTGCGCTGCCTGGACGCGGGCATGGACGATTTCATTTCCAAGCCCATCCAGCCGGCCATGATGTACCAGACCATCGCCAGCTGGCTGCCGGCGCGCGAGACGCCACCGCCACCGGCGCGCAGCCGTGCCGCCCCAGCCTTCAAGACCACCCTGGCGGGCGACCCGCAAGTGATCGACCTGTCCATCCTGGCCAAGTTGCTGGGCTACAACCCGGAAAAGGTGCGCAAGTTCGCCTTCAAGTTCCTGCAGACGACGCAGGATGGCTTCGGCGACATCGATGCGGCCCTGGCGCGCGGCGACGTGCACCAGGTGCGCGAACTGGGGCACCGCATCAAGTCGTCGGCGCGCACCGTGGGCGCCCTGGGGCTGGCCGACCTATGCCACAACCTGGAGACCCTGGCGCCGGGCGAACCGGCCGACGAGGCGGAGCGGGCGCGGCACATCGTGGCGCGCCTGTGGCCCCTGCTGGAACAGATTACCGAACAAATCATGAATAACACCAGCTTTGCCAATGACGATTAGCTACCGCCAAATCACGTTACGGCAAGGTATCGGCATCGACAGCGATGCATATCAACAGGAAGACAGGACGATGAATACTGCATCAAACCAAACAAGCCAGGAACACAATGAAGCAGGCCTGGCGCCGTTGCGCGTGCTGCTGCTGGACGACGACGTTTTCATGCTCGACGTGCTCAGCGACATGCTCGAGCAAATGGGCCCGTTCGACATCCGCTGCGAGTCGCACAGCGAACAGGCGCTGGCTACCCTGAAGCAGCACCAGCCCGACCTGCTGATCTGCGACCTGTCGATGCCCGACATCGACGGCATCGAATTCTTGCGCATGGCGGCTGAAAACGGCTTCCGTGGCGGCGTGGTCCTGCTGTCGGGCCTGCATTCGGCCGTGCGCCTGGCGGCCGAGCGCCTGGCCATGGCCAATGGCCTGCATATATTGGGCACCTTCCGCAAGCCGATGGAAAGCGCGGAATTGCAGCTGATGGTGAACTTGCAGTTGCAGCACACGGCGCGTCTGGCCGGCACGCAAGCCTGATCTCAGGGCCAGGCGGAGGGGCGGGCACGGCGCTGCAAGCGAGCAGGCATGCGGCTTTGCCGCCCTGCCGGCAGCTGCGTCGACGATATGCCTCAAGTTTTTCTGCAATAATCGCCACGCTTTGAAAAAATGGGTTATTATTTCAGCCATCCCCGCCTGCATACCTCTGGTCGCACCTTCCAAGAACATTGAATTCGTGCCCATTGTCCCCATCTTCTCATTGCATTCCAGGAAGCATGGATGGCGAACCAGCGTATGGTTAATTCCAGGCATTATTGATCCCACCCTCATTTGAGGAAAATATGAGCGAAAATATCAAACACATTAGCGATGCATCTTTTGAAGCAGACGTCCTGAAATCCGAGTTGCCAGTACTGGTCGACTTCTGGGCGGAATGGTGCGGTCCCTGCAAGGCCATCGCCCCGATCCTGGAAGAAGTGGCCAAGGAATACGCCGGCCGCATCCAGATCGCCAAGATGGACGTGGACGCGAACCAGGCAGTGCCTGCCAAGTTCGGCATCCGCGGCATCCCGACCCTGATCCTGTTCAAGGATGGTGTTGCAGCTGCTCAAAAAGTAGGCGCCATGGCCAAGGGCCAGTTGACCGCTTTCGTCGACAGCAACATTTAATGTATGATGGGCAGCGCTGCGCCCGCAGCGCCGCCTGACTGAACGACCGGGAAGCGGCTATGCCCTCATTCGTGCACAGCCTTCCCCAATAATTAATCAACGCCACGCAGTCCCCTCCCCTACCTTTACATCCCGTCTCGGGACACTCAACACATATGCATTTATCCGAACTAAAGGCCCTACACGTATCCGCCCTGCTTGAGATGGCGATCGGTCTTGACATTGACAACGCGGCCCGCTTGCGCAAACAGGAGCTGATGTTCGCTATCCTGAAGAAACGCGCCAAGTCCGGCGAACAGATTTTTGGCGATGGCGCCCTGGAAGTGCTGCCTGACGGCTTCGGCTTCCTGCGCTCGCCCGACGCCAGCTACATGGCGTCCACCGACGACATTTACATCTCCCCTTCGCAAATCCGCCGCTTCAATCTGCACACCGGCGATTCGATCGAAGGCGAGGTACGGACCCCGAAAGATGGCGAACGCTATTTCGCTCTGGTCAAAGTCGACAAGGTCAACGGCGAATCGCCGGAAGCCTCGAAGCACCGCATCCTGTTTGAAAACCTGACGCCGCTGCATCCGAACGAGCCGCTGCGCCTGGAACGTGAAATGAATGGCCAGGAAAACATCACCGGCCGCATCATCGACCTGATCGCCCCGATCGGCAAAGGCCAGCGCGGCTTGCTGGTGGCGTCGCCGAAATCCGGTAAATCCGTGATCCTGCAGCACATCGCGCATGCGATCACGGCAAATCACCCGGACATCACGCTGATCGTGCTGCTGATCGACGAACGTCCGGAAGAAGTGACCGAAATGCAACGCTCGGTGCGCGGCGAAGTCGTCGCCTCGACCTTCGACGAGCCGGCCACGCGCCACGTGCAAGTGGCCGAGATGGTGCTGGAAAAAGCCAAGCGCCTGGTCGAAATGAAAAAAGACGTGGTCATCCTGCTCGACTCGATCACCCGTCTGGCGCGCGCCTACAACACCGTCATCCCTGCCTCGGGCAAGGTACTGACCGGCGGTGTCGACGCGAACGCGCTGCAACGTCCAAAACGCTTCTTCGGCGCCGCGCGCAATATCGAAGAAGGCGGCTCGCTGACCATCATCGCCACGGCGCTGATCGAAACGGGTTCGCGCATGGATGACGTGATCTTTGAAGAATTCAAGGGTACGGGCAACATGGAAGTGCATCTGGAACGCCGCCTGGCCGAAAAACGCGTCTACCCGGCCATCAACCTGAACAAATCGGGTACCCGCCGCGAAGAACTGCTGATCAAGCCGAACGAGCTGCAAAAAATCTGGATCCTGCGCAAGTTGCTGTACTCGATGGACGAGATCGAGGCGATGGAGTTCATTCTCGACAAGATGAAAGCGACGAAAAACAACGCCGAATTCTTCGACATGATGCGCCGGGGGGGATAAACCTACTGCGCGGCCACATTTGCGATCTCCGTTGCTCACCGTACTTTTGTACGGTTGCGCTACTCGATCGCAACTGCGGCCTGCTCGCTACGGTTTCTCCCTCCCCGGTGGCAACATGCTGCCACCAAAGACGTAGGTCGGATTAGGTGGGGCCGCCGAGGCCCGCAGGGCCGTAATCCGACAACATTGTTGGCGAAGGCGGTGATGTTGTCGGATTACGCGCTTGCGCGCCAATCCGACCTACGTTGCACCACGCCGACCACACGCGATCATGCAAAGCCGCCTTCGGGCGGCTTTTTTATTGCCGCCGGCCCGAAAGCGCTATATAATCTGCGGTTGCATTATTTTAACCCTGGCAAGTGATCGGCAATCGGGTCAAGAAGCAAGACGACCGACGAAGTGCTGTTTGGCTACCAAACTAGAGAGAAGACCATGAAAGTCGATACCCATCCAGAATACCGCGAAGTTGTTTTCCACGATCTGTCGTGCGATTTCAAATTCGTTACCCGCTCGACCATCCAAACCCGCGAAAAAATCACCCACGACGGTAAAGAATACCCACTGGTGAAGATCGAGGTTTCGGCTGAATCGCACCCATTCTTCACGGGCAAGCACAAAATCGTCGATACCGCTGGTCGCGTCGAGAAGTTCCGTCAGAAGTTCGGTTCGGTTGGTTCGAAAACCGCAGTCGCAGCAGGCTAATTTTTGCCGCTTTGCGGCAAAAAGGGCAGCTTCGGCTACCAGAGAAAAAGGCAGCCGCGGCTGCCTTTTTTGTCTTTGGCCGCTTTACTTTATACTCGCGCATACCCGACGCCATTCGTCGCGTCTTGCCACTATTCTGATACAACTATCGATGAAGCCAGTCCGCCTTCCCGCCGCTGCCACACTCGCGCTGCCACGATGGGCCTTGTTTGCGCTCGGCCTGCTGTACATCCTGCCTGGCCTGATCGGCCGCGAACCGTGGAAGAACGATGACGCCGCCAGTTTCGGCATCATGTGGACCATGGCGCATGGCGGCCTGAACGACTGGCTGTGGCCCAACGTGGCCGGCCTGTCGCTGCCCGATGAAGGGCCGCTGGCCTTCTGGCTGGGCGCCATCTTCATCAAGCTGTTCGGCTGGATCGACGGCGACGTCTTCGGCGCGCGCATGTCGACCATCGGCATCTTCGTCGTCAGCACCCTGTCCGTCTGGTACACCGCCTTCAACCTGGGCCGTCGCAACGACGCCCAGCCGCTGCGCCTGGCCTTCGGCGGCCAGCCAGAGCCGGACGACTTCGGCCGCACCCTGGCCGATGCCGCCGTGCTCATCTACCTGGGCTGCCTGGGCCTGCTGCAGCACAGCCACGACATCACGGCCGAAGCGCTGT is part of the Janthinobacterium sp. 67 genome and harbors:
- a CDS encoding response regulator yields the protein MNTASNQTSQEHNEAGLAPLRVLLLDDDVFMLDVLSDMLEQMGPFDIRCESHSEQALATLKQHQPDLLICDLSMPDIDGIEFLRMAAENGFRGGVVLLSGLHSAVRLAAERLAMANGLHILGTFRKPMESAELQLMVNLQLQHTARLAGTQA
- the rho gene encoding transcription termination factor Rho, which produces MHLSELKALHVSALLEMAIGLDIDNAARLRKQELMFAILKKRAKSGEQIFGDGALEVLPDGFGFLRSPDASYMASTDDIYISPSQIRRFNLHTGDSIEGEVRTPKDGERYFALVKVDKVNGESPEASKHRILFENLTPLHPNEPLRLEREMNGQENITGRIIDLIAPIGKGQRGLLVASPKSGKSVILQHIAHAITANHPDITLIVLLIDERPEEVTEMQRSVRGEVVASTFDEPATRHVQVAEMVLEKAKRLVEMKKDVVILLDSITRLARAYNTVIPASGKVLTGGVDANALQRPKRFFGAARNIEEGGSLTIIATALIETGSRMDDVIFEEFKGTGNMEVHLERRLAEKRVYPAINLNKSGTRREELLIKPNELQKIWILRKLLYSMDEIEAMEFILDKMKATKNNAEFFDMMRRGG
- a CDS encoding type B 50S ribosomal protein L31 codes for the protein MKVDTHPEYREVVFHDLSCDFKFVTRSTIQTREKITHDGKEYPLVKIEVSAESHPFFTGKHKIVDTAGRVEKFRQKFGSVGSKTAVAAG
- the trxA gene encoding thioredoxin TrxA, whose protein sequence is MSENIKHISDASFEADVLKSELPVLVDFWAEWCGPCKAIAPILEEVAKEYAGRIQIAKMDVDANQAVPAKFGIRGIPTLILFKDGVAAAQKVGAMAKGQLTAFVDSNI
- a CDS encoding PAS domain S-box protein, whose translation is MALSLPVQAAAQGMAPTVLWPYAAASATALAGLACWQAWRLRQRLRRLLLPAHALAEQDAGQALRGASLAGWTWRRQTGRLQFAPQYQDVLGDKSAKLDHALDDWLAEVHRDDRTRLSQAFRQHLDGQAPGTFNCEFRLRHSDGHWRWLLARGAVLTRASDGAATQASGIICDISERKQDEQSRMRSMLEAAPEAMLVADVEGKVHYANQIGARCFGYPLAELTGMSLEQLVPESTASHSVGDPQARHSLPGRVMMARRRDGTHFPAKVSLSPLRMAGQVFSIVSLRDMTQRQRAEEALHASSERYRLIVQTAAEGIWMTDADGKTTFVNPKMAHMLGYTVQEMLGRPLLDFMDRDSQLLMQRRLASHGSLASQPDQVDFRFFRKDQSSLWGLLSSTSIQSDNGEPGGTLAMITDITERRQASIALSNSSQRMASVFGAVTNGLVVQDSHGHILESNAAAERMLAASPAGNSLWQAIHEDGTAFDQRSHPVHITLSTGEAMRDVLMGVQQPDGSLSWLSVNTEAIRDEYGKVGMVVASLTDITYHKRSESALRELNEHLEERVAQRTEQLDQAKQVAEEASLAKGQFLANMSHEIRTPMNGVIGMAYLALKTDLEPRQRDYLEKIRFAGEHLLGIIDDILDISKIEAGKLEIERVNFSFDHVVQTLMTVVAPRAAGKNLELLFEIDPQLPAVLVGDPLRLGQVLINYANNAIKFSEQGSITVKVRKVVADAKHCLVRFEVCDHGIGLSQDEMSKLFQSFQQADTSTTREYGGTGLGLAICKQLAQLMGGDVGVDSRPGAGSTFWFTANLGISDQAAPAMLDSMVQTAAAMRASADAALVMRTLKHARILLVEDNTFNQQVALELLEEAGASVCLANNGEEALDLLRQTQFDCVLMDVQMPLMDGLQATRHIRADPQLAHLRVLAMTATATSEDRVRCLDAGMDDFISKPIQPAMMYQTIASWLPARETPPPPARSRAAPAFKTTLAGDPQVIDLSILAKLLGYNPEKVRKFAFKFLQTTQDGFGDIDAALARGDVHQVRELGHRIKSSARTVGALGLADLCHNLETLAPGEPADEAERARHIVARLWPLLEQITEQIMNNTSFANDD